The following nucleotide sequence is from Chlorogloeopsis sp. ULAP01.
CCACTGCGCCTTTACGGGTTTCCCGGCATAAAGGAGCCAGTGCGGTGCGGAGCCAGTGCGGTGTAGACGCCCTCCGGGCGGCTTCCCGCAGGGTAGCACCTGGCGTCACGTGGCGTGATTTTGCGAAAAGTTTGTAGACGCGGAGTGGCTTCCCGTAAGGGTGCGGTGAGCAGCGCCTTGGGCGGGTTCCCCGACTTGTGGCGACTTCGTACACGCGAAGCGGGTTCTCGTTAGAGTACCCGGAGGGAGGTTTCCTCCGAAAGCGTTGCTCCTCCACAAGGAGGCTCAAAGCTTTTCAAGACGGATTTTGGATTAAAACCATGATGAATAGACTATTCCAGAATTTTGAAACCAGACTCCCGCGTGCCAATTTGGTATTATGCACTATAGGAGTAATAAATTATTACTCTAATCTAAAATTTTTATATGTCTGAAGAACTAAATTTTCAAGGGCTAGGCAGCGATCGCCTACCTCCCCAAAATATCGAAGCAGAAGAAGCAATACTGGGAGGTATATTGCTCGATCCAGAGGCAATTAGCAGAGTCAGCGATCGCTTAGTACCAGAAGCTTTTTACATTAGCGCTCATAAAGATATCTATCAAGCGGCACTGCGTCTTTACAGTCAAGGCAAACCTACAGACTTGCTTGCGGTGACAAGTTGGTTAAATGACCACGATCTGCTTGCTCGTGTTGGTGGTAGAAATAAATTAGCTTCCCTTGTAGACAGAACAGTTTCGGCAGTTAACATCGACGCTTTGGCAATGCTGGTGATGGAAAAATACCTGCGGCGTCAGTTAATTAAAACTGGTAATGAAATTGTTCAGTTGGGTTATCAAACAGAAGATGAGTTACCACAAATCCTCGATCAAGCAGAACAAAAAGTTTTTGCGATCGCCCAAGAACGTCCTCAGTCAGGTTTAATTCATATTGCTGATACCTTGGTAAATACTTTCCAAGAAATAGAGACACGTCACCAAGGTGTAGCTTTACCGGGTATCCCTTGTGGATTTTACGATCTAGATGCGATGACAAGTGGCTTCCAGCCTTCTGATTTAATCATTGTTGCTGGCAGACCGTCAATGGGGAAAACTGCCTTCTGCTTGAATTTAGCTTATAACGTTGCCGCTTTATATAAATTACCAGTTGCGATTTTTAGTTTGGAAATGTCCAAAGAACAATTGGTACAGCGTTTATTAGCAAGCGAAGCAGAAATTGAATCTGGTTATTTGCGCAGTGGACGTATCAGTCAATCTCAGTGGGAACCTTTAAGCCGTGCGATTGGTATGCTCTCGGAAATGCCAATTTTTATTGACGATACACCGAATATTACAGTTACAGAAATGCGGAGTCAAGCACGACGTTTGCAAGCAGAAGTTGGAACGAACTTGGGGCTAATTGTGATTGATTACTTGCAATTAATGGAGGGAGCAGGTGACAATCGCGTGCAAGAATTATCTAGAATTACCCGCAAAATTAAAGGTTTAGCGCGTGAATTATCTGTGCCGGTGATTGCCCTATCTCAGTTGAGTAGAGGTGTAGAAGCACGTACTAACAAGCGTCCAATGTTATCTGATTTGCGAGAATCAGGATCAATTGAGCAAGATGCGGATTTAGTAATAATGCTCTACAGAGACGAATATTATAATCCTGATACTCCTGAAAGAGGTATTGCAGAAGTAGTCATTGCTAAACATCGTAACGGCCCAACAGGAACTGTTAAACTTTTATTCGATCCGCAATTTACGAAGTTTAAAAATTTAGCTAAACCAAGTAATTATTAATGAAAGTAGTTAGTAGTTAGTAGGTAGTAGGTAGTAGTTAATAGCCAAAATGCCCTCACCCTAGAAGAGTAGGGCTATACAAACGAAGACTGCCTTCGCAGTCTCTAAGGATTTTAGCCCACGGAGGTGGGCTTTGCTGGTGTAGCCCCAGACTTCCAGTCTGTAGGGCTATACAAACGAAGAC
It contains:
- the dnaB gene encoding replicative DNA helicase — encoded protein: MSEELNFQGLGSDRLPPQNIEAEEAILGGILLDPEAISRVSDRLVPEAFYISAHKDIYQAALRLYSQGKPTDLLAVTSWLNDHDLLARVGGRNKLASLVDRTVSAVNIDALAMLVMEKYLRRQLIKTGNEIVQLGYQTEDELPQILDQAEQKVFAIAQERPQSGLIHIADTLVNTFQEIETRHQGVALPGIPCGFYDLDAMTSGFQPSDLIIVAGRPSMGKTAFCLNLAYNVAALYKLPVAIFSLEMSKEQLVQRLLASEAEIESGYLRSGRISQSQWEPLSRAIGMLSEMPIFIDDTPNITVTEMRSQARRLQAEVGTNLGLIVIDYLQLMEGAGDNRVQELSRITRKIKGLARELSVPVIALSQLSRGVEARTNKRPMLSDLRESGSIEQDADLVIMLYRDEYYNPDTPERGIAEVVIAKHRNGPTGTVKLLFDPQFTKFKNLAKPSNY